CGGACGAAGTTTGTCATGCGCGAATCGGCTCACTAATTTGCTGCACCCCGCGCTGATACGCGGCGGGATCGACGGGCGTGCTACGGCACGCAGCGGGGATCAGGTCCCGGGTAGCGACTGAGAGAAGCAACAATGAAAACGGAAAAGATCCGCAATTTGACCGAGATCGAACTCCAGCAACAGGAGCGCGAACTCAATGACCAACTCTTCAAGCTCAAGTTCCAGATGAAGATGGGCCAGACCGAGAGCCTGAAGAAGATGCGCGGCCTGCGCAAGGAC
The window above is part of the Clostridia bacterium genome. Proteins encoded here:
- the rpmC gene encoding 50S ribosomal protein L29, whose translation is MKTEKIRNLTEIELQQQERELNDQLFKLKFQMKMGQTESLKKMRGLRKDVARMKTIQREKELAAKTGTEKK